From Erigeron canadensis isolate Cc75 chromosome 5, C_canadensis_v1, whole genome shotgun sequence:
ATGATATTATTAGTTTCTAGATctatgtaaaattaattaaaagacaGGAAAAAAAGGATTGAAGATgtaattaaatgtttttgacaTGTAGTGACAATGGGTCCGAAGTTATCAGAGACAGTGAAGGGGAAGCTAAGATTGGGAGCAAAAATAATACGAAAAGGAGGAAGGGAAAATATATTCAAGGAAGTATTTGGTGAGAATGATGAAGAGAAATTATTGAAAGCCTCTCAATGTTATTTGTCAACCACTGCAGGTCCAATTGCTGGGGTACTCTTCATTTCCACTCAAAAGGTTGCTTTTTGTAGTGACAGATCTATCACATTGCGTTCACCCAACGGGGACCTAATTCGAAAGCCTTACAAGGTAATTAATTCAACACCTTAATTAATTTCCCTTAATTATTTAATCAATCCCATTTCTTTCTGCAAaagttttgatgatttggagTTGTTGGTAATTCAAATTAACACATAAGTTAATTCAAGCCCCTAGGGCACACGTTTACGAATATGTAGCATATTATATTTTAGGAAACCTTGAGTCTATTCAAATCATCTGTAATACGTGTGAAACACACATAAGTTTTCTTGTTTCGCGTAAGTGGTTAGATTCTTAAGCATAATATTTagttacttattattattatcatcatgaATTTCTGTCTCAAACAAACAATTATAGAGTGTGACATAGGCAACTTGTAGTCGAAATGCAATTATGCAAATTGGTTTGTTTGTTCCTTTGCATTTTCACAAGTAGGATAGTTGATATACATCATATCATCGTACCTTGTTAATTTCTTTTCTATAAAGCATGTTATTATGTAGgttcatatatatactataaatgAAATGTGTCACATAACTCCTCTTATATTATCGGATAAAAGTATGACCCACTAAAGAATGATCAAAACCCACTTTATACTACCGGTAATTTTGATATTCGTCTTGACGGGGTATCAGGCTGATTAAATAAATTGTTGAAAATCATTTACGCTTGTATTTTGTGTATGGTTAATGGTTTGAATGTGTtgtatcacatatatatattgtttggtcACAGGTATTGATTCCAATAAGCAAGATTAAAGAAGCAAACGAGAGTGAGAACGTCGACAACACGGCACAAAAGTACATAGAAATAGTTACGGATGATAACTTTGAATTCTGGTTCATGGGTTTTGTTCGTTATGAAAAAGCATTTCGTAATCTTAGAAAGGCACTTTCTTTTGTTTCAAAGTAatgaaacttttaattaatcatatattaaTTGTACAAATTTGTGTTAGCCTTGTCTGAAATATGTTGTATTTATTCTTTCAATTCCAGTTTAGAAATACGATGTAATGTATTCAGGACACTCGCTAATCGCTAGAGTCTCAAGCTTTTATTCTTATCCATCATGATccctatatgtatatgttaacTTAAAAACGGTATTGAAAGACTTGCAAATATGGATACAAATGGGCAATATGCAGAGCTCGAACCACACATGTCtggagtaaaaaaaaaagaaaaaattcattCATACAAATGTAAGAGgtgaaatttgaaagaaaaaattcatTCATACAAATGTAAGAAGTGAAATTTGAACTTTGTTCGATTTTCCTTAAAGTTTAATATCTTACCAATAAACCATAAACCCATCGTCGTGCACATCTCCTTAATTatattagaatgttaaaaaaaatcatatagaCACGTTTTATGTGTTTTTCTATATTCTTATTCAACATTTTGCACTTTGCATTAAACTTTTATATCTCGATGTATGTTTTCCTTTGCATTTGCAGTTTTTATCATTATGACTTATCTTACAACTTGATACAACAAAAACTAGAGCATCaagatatatagaaataaaagaaTAAGAATCGTATGAGCACTTTAtcttttttacattttctttcTCGATAAAAAGGCGTCGTTCCCTACCTTTCCATTAATGTCGTAATAATGTGAGGAGAAACTATCCTCAAGTGTCAAATAACCATTATGCCAAGTTAGCTTGTAGAATTATGAATATTTCCAACAGATTATGTTGTTCCTCGTGTAGACCGTGTTCAACAATAAGTTTTCCTTTGCATAAAAATCATACAGATCATTgaatcaatggttaagatttaaagatataaatcattaaatcaattcatttttggtttttatgttGTCATATTGAATATATTGGTACTTAGCCTATGTGTCACTTTTTGGGATCGTCCTAGACAAACAAATCCTAACGTCATTTCTGatacaataataatacaatattaatatgaaaaaaatgtatataagaCTGTTTGAGACTTAAACTTAAATGTGAAGCCATTCAAgtattattttttcaatattttttcgtttctttaataaattatttggCCTCATGATTTTAATAGATAGTATGTGAGTTTTTTATATACTGACAATCTTATATACTTATTtcctaacaataataataaggaaaatAATAATTGAAAGGACCGACAATTCCGTTGTGGCCAGCTTATAAATTTTGGGAACAAGTGGTCAAAGAGGGATATTATGGGCCCATCTGTcaataaaaatagtaaaacaCGGTGGCGGCATTAGTTTGACGGGGCAAAGGAATTGGAAGCCGGCGTGTAAACTACGTCTTACTTGTTATTTCTCAGGAAACTACAATGtctcaaaaaatataaattataaaatgttaaaactatCTAATATAAACTTTAGGttatattttgaatatgttaatAACTTCAGGGTTAAGATATTATGCAGGGTTGTATTGTGCAGGGTTGTTATTTTTATCTACAGTAGGACTGATCTTGTACAAAGGGAAAGATGAGGTAGGAGAGCTGCAAGCTGTCATAGTCCTAGAGTATAATTAC
This genomic window contains:
- the LOC122602123 gene encoding GEM-like protein 7, translated to MVDKNNGDKYSDHYKIIHDQTGNESSSPASMFLFSPSSFLSPTTTSSNEDGGDTIQKNPEMKKHHTCSKTSNSFASRVRDHVTMGPKLSETVKGKLRLGAKIIRKGGRENIFKEVFGENDEEKLLKASQCYLSTTAGPIAGVLFISTQKVAFCSDRSITLRSPNGDLIRKPYKVLIPISKIKEANESENVDNTAQKYIEIVTDDNFEFWFMGFVRYEKAFRNLRKALSFVSK